One window of Nicotiana tomentosiformis chromosome 11, ASM39032v3, whole genome shotgun sequence genomic DNA carries:
- the LOC138902015 gene encoding uncharacterized protein, translated as MKNHEARPTGSAPFPEVNVVAAYDKSERKQNNYRGRGYSRRRGRGRGRNNYRHYSGSKQENNKGSQINPSKASLRKKENNVEAHLIFQNNDDEAGPSNKYDSEAHLAYKDDDFGGLANITHLEAGDFFEDID; from the exons atgaaaaatcatgaagcccgtcccaCTGGGTCAGCACCATTCCCGGAAGTGAATGTTGTAGCAGCATATGATAAGTctgaaagaaaacaaaataattatcgTGGTCGTGGATATAGTCGTAGACGTGGACGTGGCAGGGGACGAAATAATTATCGTCATTATAGTGGAAGTAAacaggagaacaataagggttctcaaattAATCCTTCAAAAG CCTcccttagaaagaaagaaaataatgtgGAGGCACACTTGATCTTTCAAAATAATGATGATGAAGCAGGTCCCTCAAACAAATATGATTCTGAGGCACATCTTGCATAtaaagatgatgattttggaggcctagcaaatattactcatttagaagctgGAGACTTCTTTGAGGATATTGATTGA
- the LOC104089088 gene encoding large ribosomal subunit protein uL11-like yields MPPKFDPSQVVEVFVRVTGGEVGAASSLAPKIGPLGLSPKKIGEDIAKETAKDWKGLRVTVKLTVQNRQAKVSVVPSAAALVIKALKEPERDRKKTKNIKHNGNISLDDVIEIAKVMKPRSMAKDLTGTVKEILGTCVSVGCTVDGKDPKDLQQEIDDGDVEIPLD; encoded by the coding sequence ATGCCGCCAAAGTTCGATCCCTCTCAGGTCGTCGAAGTTTTCGTCCGAGTCACCGGAGGTGAAGTCGGAGCAGCGAGTTCGCTCGCTCCAAAAATCGGTCCACTCGGTCTCTCCCCTAAGAAAATCGGTGAAGACATCGCAAAAGAAACCGCAAAGGACTGGAAGGGTCTCCGAGTCACCGTGAAACTCACTGTTCAGAACCGTCAAGCTAAAGTCTCCGTCGTACCGTCCGCCGCGGCACTCGTCATCAAGGCATTGAAGGAGCCGGAGAGAGATCGCAAAAAGACGAAGAACATCAAGCACAACGGCAATATATCGCTTGATGATGTTATTGAGATTGCTAAAGTGATGAAGCCGAGATCTATGGCTAAGGATTTGACTGGAACTGTGAAGGAGATTTTAGGCACGTGTGTTTCTGTTGGTTGTACTGTTGATGGAAAGGATCCTAAGGATTTGCAGCAGGAGATTGATGATGGTGATGTCGAGATTCCTCTGGATTAA